In Diadema setosum chromosome 19, eeDiaSeto1, whole genome shotgun sequence, a genomic segment contains:
- the LOC140242510 gene encoding uncharacterized protein — protein sequence MEVQQPQEQLHHPAKPGAVANTNVVCEERSPPTGKQVKPKKKLVKSVTVSGTNMAGKVPQAKQGPKTAEKSSEVEDRLSRLESLLSKVVDALPSVNSTPPKPASRHFVAYDEAHSAGQCEIPMETDFQQCGEPHVRDTGEANREEGEFASDAADVLEIPVLAAKFAKPGDTGLPVDEDLASSTTYLISHPLEEKVLEETASKYPAPSNCVYLATPKVNGPIWDNLPQHTRSRDAKLQRVQKSLTKGLSALIQSFPSPRLTDTQQDALALLCNANFELNSLRKELIKPDMAATYSHLCKPSTPVTKFLFGDELGKRMKDLKEEQKAASGVMRNPISRPQSSTYHPYRGAAFSKRQYRSAGWTASSAASTHRPTAGGSSRPFLGQRPQWGHSKQPPPRTASRPPQQAPQHRPPMQRKK from the coding sequence ATGGAGGTACAACAGCCCCAAGAACAGCTGCATCATCCGGCTAAGCCCGGCGCAGTGGCAAACACCAACGTTGTTTGCGAAGAACGTTCCCCTCCGACAGGCAAACAAGTCAAGCCGAAAAAGAAACTAGTTAAGTCGGTCACGGTTTCCGGTACTAACATGGCGGGTAAAGTGCCGCAAGCGAAGCAGGGCCCAAAGACGGCCGAAAAATCCTCGGAGGTCGAGGACAGACTATCGAGACTGGAAAGTCTTCTGAGTAAAGTGGTCGACGCGCTGCCCAGTGTAAACTCCACGCCGCCGAAACCGGCATCGCGCCATTTTGTGGCGTACGATGAGGCGCACAGCGCCGGACAGTGTGAAATTCCTATGGAAACTGATTTTCAACAGTGCGGGGAGCCGCACGTGCGTGACACGGGCGAAGCCAACAGAGAAGAAGGCGAATTTGCGTCAGACGCGGCAGACGTGCTAGAAATTCCCGTTCTCGCAGCAAAATTTGCCAAGCCGGGTGATACAGGGCTACCGGTAGACGAGGACTTAGCCAGCTCTACTACTTACCTCATAAGCCACCCTCTAGAAGAAAAAGTGTTGGAAGAGACGGCATCTAAGTATCCAGCCCCGAGCAACTGTGTTTACCTCGCTACACCGAAGGTGAACGGCCCGATCTGGGATAACCTACCGCAACACACACGCAGTAGAGATGCCAAGTTACAGCGTGTGCAGAAGTCGCTGACGAAGGGCCTGAGCGCGCTAATACAGTCCTTCCCATCACCTCGGCTGACCGACACACAGCAGGACGCATTGGCGTTGCTGTGCAATGCCAATTTTGAACTCAATTCGTTGAGGAAAGAACTTATCAAGCCGGACATGGCAGCCACTTACTCTCATCTTTGCAAACCTTCCACTCCCGTCACTAAATTCCTATTCGGGGATGAATtgggaaagagaatgaaagatcTCAAAGAGGAGCAGAAAGCTGCATCAGGGGTGATGAGAAACCCAATTTCGCGGCCACAGTCTAGTACGTACCACCCGTACAGGGGAGCAGCTTTCTCCAAGCGACAATACAGAAGTGCTGGCTGGACTGCAAGTTCAGCTGCCTCAACACACAGACCAACAGCCGGCGGTAGTAGCAGGCCTTTTTTAGGTCAACGCCCACAGTGGGGTCACAGCAAGCAGCCACCACCCCGCACAGCGAGCCGCCCCCCACAACAGGCTCCACAGCACAGGCCTCCAATGCAGCGCAAGAAATAA
- the LOC140242826 gene encoding uncharacterized protein, whose protein sequence is MGNQCSSYGVCKLIVESVLFTYFLSGVLMQSIFTEGQDALVEYSFPDINPSSVAVEIRKGSTIIFERTRKENLNAQQANSIKISKDARGETTVVILSITNITREDESAYLCVLYDSQGTMVLERQEKLIVVEFPPGPANCSSTESTEVSIQDYLGSDDTWTVIKCHATRGTQFGYIACFNPHLRLPPLNMHSNRTHLMGMFWAMKNRPVFCCSTTLRNVDRCTCIEYMSHKEQTLCSSSPNEEEFITSAYQPDKATSSKPSVSNSGYTDATPFQGQECQNILETIKIVGITTLCVTLVTFYLVTLIHYWLNTKKELEKQAMSKEDLEKVLERVMSKDKSDFHMRHNAL, encoded by the coding sequence ATGGGAAATCAGTGCAGTTCATATGGAGTGTGTAAGCTCATCGTGGAATCTGTTCTGTTCACATATTTTCTATCAGGAGTCTTAATGCAGTCAATTTTTACAGAAGGGCAAGACGCACTTGTGGAGTACTCATTCCCTGATATCAACCCTTCAAGTGTAGCTGTTGAAATTAGAAAAGGCTCCACAATAATATTTGAAAGGACTAGAAAGGAAAACTTGAATGCCCAGCAAGCAAACAGCATAAAGATATCCAAGGATGCAAGGGGTGAAACTACAGTTGTGATACTGAGTATCACTAACATCACAAGAGAGGATGAGAGTGCATACCTTTGTGTTCTATATGACAGTCAGGGGACCATGGTTCTGGAGAGGCAAGAAAAGCTTATAGTGGTTGAATTTCCCCCAGGACCTGCCAACTGTAGCAGTACTGAATCAACTGAAGTCTCTATCCAGGACTATCTCGGCAGTGATGATACTTGGACTGTCATCAAATGTCATGCTACAAGGGGTACACAGTTTGGCTACATCGCCTGCTTCAATCCTCATCTCAGGTTACCTCCTTTGAACATGCATTCTAACAGAACTCATTTGATGGGAATGTTCTGGGCCATGAAGAACAGGCCTGTATTCTGCTGCTCCACTACATTAAGGAATGTAGACAGGTGTACATGCATAGAGTATATGAGTCACAAGGAACAGACCCTTTGCTCCTCTTCACCTAATGAAGAAGAGTTTATCACAAGTGCATACCAGCCTGACAAGGCGACTTCTTCAAAGCCATCTGTATCTAACTCAGGATATACTGATGCCACCCCATTTCAAGGACAAGAATGTCAGAACATTCTTGAAACTATAAAAATTGTAGGGATTACAACTCTCTGTGTAACATTGGTCACTTTTTACTTAGTCACTTTGATACATTATTGGTTGAACACTAAAAAAGAACTAGAAAAGCAAGCCATGTCAAAAGAAGATTTAGAAAAAGTACTTGAGCGAGTCATGTCAAAAGACAAATCGGATTTTCACATGCGCCACAATGCTCTCTGA